The following are encoded together in the Daucus carota subsp. sativus chromosome 5, DH1 v3.0, whole genome shotgun sequence genome:
- the LOC108220764 gene encoding AT-hook motif nuclear-localized protein 9, with translation MEEKCSSESVSLDINSATNSPPLVNDVNVAVEVAVPAVAPPHDAPPQPQNLSVVPGSGNGELVKKKRGRPRKYDADGNLRVPAAGSPPVLSASPAGFSISHSDGSLSKGRGRGRPPGSGNWQLLASLGELFADTAGGDFTPHVIIVYPGEDVGSKILSLFQKGAKAICVLSANGAVSSVTICQPGSSGGVLTYEGRFEILSLSGSFTFSENGSLKRTGRLSVSLAGPDGRVIGGAIAGTLIAANPIQCVVGSFMPDAYRMHKQKQQYAARVVSPPVQDNIEVEPTRPNLQTSAETSAGQFLPSHFQVENHAEADDNINIVSPFSADWNGSEEPAEQKPYPDINMSAPDE, from the exons ATGGAAGAGAAGTGTAGTTCAGAGTCCGTGTCGCTCGACATCAACTCGGCGACTAACTCGCCACCTTTAGTTAACGACGTTAATGTTGCTGTTGAAGTTGCGGTACCGGCTGTTGCGCCACCGCATGATGCGCCACCTCAGCCGCAGAATTTGAGTGTTGTTCCAGGAAGTGGGAATGGGGAGTTGGTGAAAAAGAAACGAGGAAGGCCCAGAAAATATGACGCGGATGGTAATTTGAGGGTGCCGGCGGCAGGGTCGCCGCCGGTTTTATCGGCGTCGCCTGCGGGGTTTTCGATATCGCATTCTGACGGTTCGTTGAGTAAAGGCCGGGGACGTGGTCGTCCACCTGGTTCCGGTAACTGGCAGCTGCTTGCTTCTTTAG GTGAGTTATTTGCGGACACAGCTGGGGGAGATTTTACACCTCATGTGATTATTGTGTACCCTGGAGAG GATGTTGGTTCAAAGATCTTATCCCTTTTCCAAAAGGGGGCTAAAGCAATTTGTGTTCTTTCTGCAAATGGAGCTGTTTCTAGTGTCACCATTTGCCAGCCCGGTTCTTCTGGTGGTGTCCTCACATACGAG GGTCGATTTGAGATCCTATCACTCAGTGGATCATTCACATTCTCTGAGAACGGTAGTTTAAAAAGGACTGGCAGATTAAGCGTCTCACTAGCAGGTCCCGATGGTCGTGTAATTGGCGGTGCTATTGCTGGTACATTGATTGCAGCAAACCCAATCCAA TGTGTGGTTGGAAGCTTTATGCCTGATGCATATAGAATGCACAAACAGAAGCAGCAGTATGCAGCTAGAGTTGTTTCTCCTCCGGTACAGGATAATATAGAAGTGGAACCAACAAGACCTAACTTACAGACATCAGCGGAAACCAGTGCCGGCCAATTTCTGCCATCTCATTTTCAGGTAGAAAATCACGCTGAAGCAGATGACAACATCAATATAGTTTCCCCCTTTTCGGCAGATTGGAATGGCTCAGAAGAGCCTGCAGAACAAAAGCCATATCCTGATATAAACATGTCTGCACCTGATGAGTAG
- the LOC108223806 gene encoding protein PSK SIMULATOR 1 encodes MDSEIGKLWRKSGAKTGQETEKAVIGILVFEVSTMMSKLVDLWARVGDKQIDRLHKEVLGSPGVSKFVSDDVNYLKNLVLVEIMDDLSGVAESVARLGKRCVDPLYHHLEYVVEYFVEFDSDWCVWIYRYAKMERKVRKMMRFSAITAQLYQELEVLDELDQSLSRMRGRVGLSKMKLHDAREKIIRQRQEVKKLREMSPWIRTYDYTVRLLLRSLLTILERVKQVFGIDQVQGNVRPQICNNASLARSQSMYVPKQPSEYAHPTSDLRPLGRSVSTMGLNSVKKDPDPYELKMCQQSSIFCVRPTSQGNTRKLSKVGSLKGCMPLPTNNYSSISNAFQEDIDTIEVSSTGNFSHRNLYCNTIISPFISNHKLLSAPLSTLGGAALAVHYANVILYIKKLAASAFISLEARDALYEMLPATIRTSIRIKLKLFAKTLSSSIYDATLAAQWKFTIRRLLQLLVPLANNMIKWRSERNFENQRIVCGTSVLLVQTLYFADQERTEAAITELLMGLNYISRFGKEFCGKAVQQLSCIIASDSVLSFEDVSKPATLKTSPTGITP; translated from the coding sequence ATGGATTCAGAGATTGGTAAGTTGTGGAGAAAGTCAGGTGCCAAGACTGGACAGGAGACTGAAAAGGCTGTTATTGGGATTTTGGTTTTTGAGGTTTCGACAATGATGTCTAAGCTAGTTGATTTATGGGCGCGTGTTGGTGATAAGCAGATTGATCGACTGCATAAAGAGGTTTTAGGCTCACCCGGGGTTAGTAAGTTTGTTTCAGATGATGTGAATTATCTGAAGAATCTTGTTCTTGTTGAAATTATGGATGACTTGAGTGGTGTAGCTGAATCGGTGGCTAGGCTTGGGAAGAGGTGTGTGGATCCGCTGTACCATCATCTTGAGTATGTTGTTGAGTATTTTGTGGAGTTTGATTCTGATTGGTGTGTGTGGATATATAGATATGCTAAGATGGAGAGAAAGGTGAGGAAAATGATGAGGTTTTCTGCTATTACAGCGCAGCTGTATCAGGAGCTGGAAGTGCTGGATGAGCTTGATCAAAGTCTTAGCAGGATGCGTGGTCGTGTTGGTTTAAGTAAGATGAAGTTGCATGATGCTCGAGAGAAGATCATCAGGCAGCGTCAGGAGGTGAAGAAATTGCGTGAGATGTCTCCTTGGATTAGGACTTATGACTACACTGTCAGACTCTTGCTTAGATCACTTTTGACAATACTAGAGAGAGTTAAACAAGTTTTTGGGATTGATCAAGTGCAGGGAAACGTTAGGCCTCAGATTTGCAATAATGCTTCTCTTGCTCGTAGCCAGTCGATGTATGTCCCTAAGCAACCTTCTGAATATGCTCATCCTACTTCAGATTTGCGGCCTTTAGGTAGATCAGTTTCAACCATGGGACTAAATTCTGTGAAGAAGGATCCAGACCCCTACGAACTGAAAATGTGTCAGCAGTCGTCAATTTTCTGTGTAAGACCGACCTCACAAGGAAATACCAGAAAATTATCTAAAGTAGGATCCCTTAAAGGATGCATGCCATTGCCAACGAATAATTACTCTTCAATATCAAATGCATTCCAGGAGGATATCGATACAATAGAAGTTAGCAGTACTGGTAACTTTTCTCATCGAAACCTATACTGTAATACTATTATTTCCCCGTTCATTTCAAATCATAAGTTGTTATCCGCTCCCCTGTCTACTCTTGGCGGCGCTGCTTTAGCTGTACACTATGCCAATGTGATTCTATATATTAAGAAGCTAGCCGCTTCTGCCTTCATCAGCCTTGAAGCAAGAGACGCTCTGTATGAAATGTTGCCTGCAACAATCAGGACTTCTATTAGAATTAAGCTGAAATTGTTTGCAAAAACATTGTCTTCATCCATCTACGACGCTACCCTTGCTGCACAGTGGAAATTCACAATCAGAAGGTTACTACAGTTGTTGGTTCCGCTGGCTAATAACATGATCAAGTGGCGTTCAGAAAGAAACTTTGAGAATCAGCGCATAGTTTGTGGCACCTCGGTGCTTTTAGTCCAAACGCTTTACTTTGCGGATCAAGAAAGGACAGAAGCTGCAATAACGGAACTTCTCATGGGGCTCAACTACATTTCAAGGTTTGGCAAGGAATTTTGTGGTAAAGCTGTACAACAATTGTCATGTATCATTGCTTCTGATAGTGTTCTGTCCTTTGAGGATGTGTCTAAACCTGCAACTCTAAAGACGTCTCCAACAGGCATAACTCCTTGA
- the LOC108223805 gene encoding leucine-rich repeat receptor-like protein kinase PXC1 — protein sequence CSIKKLGSARLVRKKIKDRLGSVKTRLGSVREQPYSLSLSATSLSDDTAALSLFRSHTDTHALLSNWTLTSSTSTACSAAWRGVNCTNNRVTALKLPSLNLRGSIVSLSSLDQLRFLDLSNNRLNGSISAITNCTNLKHIYLSSNDLSGDIPREISSLRRLVRLDLSNNNIRGSIPTEFSSLTRLLTLRLDNNEISGLIPRSLDSIPHLKQLNLSNNLLYGRVSENLLKRFGTESFSGNEALCGATLECSNRTVQSFPTSSNIDNVKNSKPRGLSSGAIVGIVIANAVILLVVIAFVAAYCCGRYSRDLNSRLGSESGKRRSSYGSEKKVFANNGGGDSDGTNATDRSKLVFFDRKKQFELEDLLKASAEMLGKGSLGTVYKAVLEEGITVAVKRLKDANPCGRKEFEQYMDVIGKLRHPNFVRLKAFYYAKEEKLLVYDYLPNGSLHSLLHGNRGPERIPLDWTTRISLVLGAARGLARIHEEYETARIPHGNVKSSNVLLDKNGVACISDFGLALLLNPVHATARLGGYRAPEQVQLKRLSQKADVYSFGVLLLEVLTGRAPSRYPSPTPSHGMAEEEQSVDLPAWVRSVVKDEWTPEVFDKELLRYKNIEKELIAMLRVAMVCVVPQPEKRPTMSEVAKLIEDIRVEESPLGEDYDESRDSLSASAATTEG from the exons tgttcgataaaaaagctcggctcggctcgactcgtcagaaaaaaaattaaagatcggctcggttcggtcaaaactcggctcggctcggttcgtgaacagccctactCCCTATCTCTCTCCGCCACCTCTCTTTCCGATGACACCGCCGCCCTCTCCCTCTTCCGTTCCCACACCGACACGCACGCCCTCCTCTCCAACTGGACTCTCACTTCCTCCACTTCCACCGCTTGCTCCGCAGCCTGGCGCGGTGTCAACTGCACCAACAACCGCGTCACGGCTCTCAAACTCCCTTCACTCAACCTCCGCGGATCCATcgtctctctctcctctctcgaTCAGCTCCGCTTCCTCGATCTCTCCAATAACCGTCTCAACGGCTCCATCTCCGCGATCACCAACTGTACTAATTTAAAACACATTTATCTCTCCAGCAACGATCTCTCTGGCGACATTCCCAGAGAGATCTCATCTCTACGGAGACTTGTCCGGTTAGACTTATCCAATAACAACATCAGAGGCTCTATTCCTACTGAATTTTCATCTCTTACACGGTTGTTAACTCTTCGGCTTGATAATAACGAGATCTCAGGCCTAATTCCCCGATCACTCGACTCAATTCCGCATCTTAAACAACTTAATCTCTCAAACAATTTGTTATACGGCCGAGTATCAGAAAATTTGCTCAAAAGATTTGGTACCGAAAGCTTCTCCGGAAATGAAGCCTTATGTGGTGCCACTCTGGAATGTTCCAATCGGACGGTCCAATCATTTCCAACATCATCAAATATTGATAATGTAAAAAATTCTAAGCCGAGAGGGCTTAGTTCTGGCGCTATAGTGGGAATTGTAATTGCAAATGCAGTTATTCTGTTAGTTGTTATCGCGTTCGTTGCTGCTTACTGCTGTGGTAGGTACTCGAGAGATTTGAACTCACGATTAGGGAGCGAGAGTGGGAAGAGGAGAAGTAGTTACGGGAGTGAGAAGAAAGTTTTTGCGAATAATGGAGGTGGTGATAGTGATGGAACAAATGCAACTGATAGGAGTAAGCTTGTGTTTTTCGATAGGAAGAAGCAGTTTGAGCTTGAGGATTTGCTTAAAGCCTCTGCAGAGATGCTTGGAAAAGGTAGTTTAGGGACTGTTTACAAGGCCGTGCTTGAGGAAGGTATTACGGTGGCTGTGAAGAGATTAAAAGATGCTAATCCTTGTGGAAGGAAAGAGTTTGAGCAGTACATGGATGTCATTGGGAAGCTTAGGCATCCCAATTTTGTGAGACTCAAAGCTTTCTATTATGCTAAAGAGGAGAAGCTTCTTGTTTATGATTATCTTCCAAATGGAAGCTTACACTCTCTTCTTCATG GGAATCGAGGCCCGGAGAGAATTCCATTAGACTGGACTACACGAATCAGCTTGGTCTTGGGAGCTGCTCGCGGGCTTGCTCGTATTCATGAAGAGTATGAGACAGCAAGAATTCCTCACGGAAATGTGAAATCATCAAATGTTTTGCTCGATAAGAATGGCGTTGCGTGTATATCTGATTTTGGGTTAGCATTGCTTCTGAATCCGGTACATGCCACAGCAAGATTAGGTGGGTACAGGGCACCTGAGCAGGTTCAACTGAAGAGACTGTCACAGAAAGCCGATGTGTACAGTTTTGGTGTTTTGTTATTGGAAGTTCTCACAGGGAGAGCTCCGTCAAGGTATCCTTCTCCGACTCCAAGTCATGGTATGGCCGAGGAGGAGCAATCTGTAGATCTCCCTGCATGGGTTCGTTCAGTGGTGAAAGACGAGTGGACTCCAGAAGTGTTTGATAAAGAATTGTTGAGGTACAAGAACATTGAGAAAGAGCTTATTGCCATGCTTCGTGTGGCAATGGTCTGCGTCGTGCCACAGCCTGAGAAGAGGCCTACTATGTCCGAAGTAGCAAAGCTGATTGAGGATATCAGGGTGGAGGAATCTCCTTTAGGGGAAGATTACGACGAATCACGTGATTCGCTTTCTGCCTCAGCTGCTACTACTGAAGGTTGA